CAGATGAATATCAACAAGAATTCTACACCGTAAGCATTATATTAATCGTTTGTTTGTATTTGAATGGCTGATTACGTTATTTTTTACTGATTTCGATTGACTCTTGTTAAATTTTTCgaatctgttttttttttttttttttatgcgtCTGTGCgagtgagagtgagagaagaATAGTTAGCGTAATAAATTAATCGTTTGTTTGTGTTCATACGTCCGATTACGTTAttgtttgttgattttgattgacTCTGTTATTTCGGtaggtttttatttttgatttcaAAACTAGATCAGGTGTTGAATTTGATCGAATTTGTTATATTGTGTGTGCGAGAAAGAGAGTTAGATAAAGAGAAGAACCTTGCAGTGTCAATGTATTGAGAGAGGAAtgatttagagagagagaaaaatgctCATCAAATTTGGAAAGAGTGCAAAAATGCTCCTCTCATTGTATACAATACAATGTTTAATGTGGTCATACAATGGAAATGGTGCTTGTACTGTCAAATTAGTTTGATCACTCTATGCAAATTGTAGGTTGCGTTCGGAGGCTAAATTAACAGCAGCTCGCCCTAACACATACGCAATTTCTAGTCCTAACGGTCAGAGAAGTCGCGTTGCTAGAGGGTTATCCATGAGCCCTCAGGTGCAGGATGGCGTAGTTGGAAGAACACTCTGCTCTGCTGGAGTGTCCATGTACCCGACTGAAATAATTGAGTCACATTCCAAGACAGCAGAGGAAAGGATAGGAGTGATTCTTCTTAATCTTGGAGGGCCAGATACTCTACATGATGTTCAGCCTTTCTTGTTCAATTTGTTTGCTGATCCAGTATGTTATATGACAATTTAAGcttttttgattatttggtttgaataatttgatggttgatataattttttatgctatCTTGCAGGACATTATTCGTCTTCCAAGGTTGTTCGGGTTCCTTCAACGTCCCTTGGCACAACTGATTTCAACGTTGAGAGCTCCCAAGAGCAAGGAAGGGTATGCTGCCATTGGAGGTGGTTCGCCTCTGCGTAGAATCACTGATGAGCAGGTATTGTGGTTTAATAAGAATTTTTGGTTTCTCCCCTTGCATTTCCATGATTCAATCGTGGCATGGTTGATTCGGGTTCACAACGATGTTTCCTTCATTTTTTGCAGGCTAATGCGATCAAGTTGGCTCTGCAAGGTAAGGATGTTCCTGCTAACGTGTATGTGGCAATGCGATATTGGCACCCTTTTACAGAGGAAGCAGTTCATCAGGTAATTCATTAAAATGCGATGATTgtggttttcttttttactaattCTCAAATTATGTTGTTGGTTTTGCAAGCTACCATTTCTTTTCAGCCATAAAATTTGTATGTTTAGTCAGTGTAATCAAATTTGCTAGCTATGAAACCTCTAGCTGTTATTAGCTTTCTGAAGAACTTTGGTACATGTTCTTTGTTAAAGGctgaaaatcataaaaaaactattttcttGCATTGATTATCATCTGATCACTTGTTCATTGCTCCAACAGATTAAGAGAGACAGAATCACGAGGCTTGTGGTATTGCCACTATACCCTCAATATTCCATTTCAACAACAGGGTCAAGCATCCGTGTCCTACGTGACATGTTTAGGTGAGTTCCCAATTGATTCATTTCTCTATCAACTCATCACATGATACTCCATGATGGCATCAATTTCCTAACTGAATTGGGTTCATATCAGGAATGATGAATATCTATCTGGAGTACCTGTTGCTATCATACAGTCGTGGTATCAACGAGAAGGCTACATCAAATCTATGGCTGACTTGATTGAAAAGGAATTACAGACGTTCCCCAAACCAGA
The nucleotide sequence above comes from Salvia hispanica cultivar TCC Black 2014 chromosome 5, UniMelb_Shisp_WGS_1.0, whole genome shotgun sequence. Encoded proteins:
- the LOC125188043 gene encoding ferrochelatase-2, chloroplastic-like: MEAATTLRIMPQMNINKNSTPLRSEAKLTAARPNTYAISSPNGQRSRVARGLSMSPQVQDGVVGRTLCSAGVSMYPTEIIESHSKTAEERIGVILLNLGGPDTLHDVQPFLFNLFADPDIIRLPRLFGFLQRPLAQLISTLRAPKSKEGYAAIGGGSPLRRITDEQANAIKLALQGKDVPANVYVAMRYWHPFTEEAVHQIKRDRITRLVVLPLYPQYSISTTGSSIRVLRDMFRNDEYLSGVPVAIIQSWYQREGYIKSMADLIEKELQTFPKPDEAMIFFSAHGVPVSYVENAGDPYRDQMEDCIFLIMQELKARGVPNAHTLAYQSRVGPVQWLKPYTDEVLVELGKQGIKSLLAVPVSFVSEHIETLEEIDMEYKELALESGIIHWGRVPALNCTSSFINDMADAVIEALPSAMAISPSAAVEEADDGLLAYVVKLLFGSILAFFLLLSPKVKSAFKN